Proteins encoded by one window of Tunturibacter psychrotolerans:
- the gatB gene encoding Asp-tRNA(Asn)/Glu-tRNA(Gln) amidotransferase subunit GatB — MPTLTQITPEILAKYQPVIGLEVHVQLLTASKAFCGCVNKYGGEPNTHICPTCLGLPGALPVLNRRAVEFAVLAAKAINCEIRETSIFSRKNYFYPDSPKGYQISQFDKPIAEHGWIEVPAFDAAGAAVTKRIGVTRLHMEEDAGKSIHDGFADSVSKTYIDLNRCGTPLVEIVSEPDLRTADEVFEYLTKLKEILLYTGVSDCNMEEGSLRCDANVSVMLKGAKEFGTKAEVKNVNSFRYIRAAVEYEIERQIGVLEDGGRVVQESRLWNNAEGRTYSMRSKEQAHDYRYFPEPDLPPLIVGAEWQAEILKMLPELPEARRARMIAEYEISAQDAATLTATREFADRFEVAAKKAQSPRRVAALLTSELTMRLRAAGLELDRSPVSMEGVVMAADLAESGELSSKMLKQLLDSAFEKGEDFPVVYEREKPQQISDTSAIEAMIDEVIAGNAKQVEQYRGGKKTVAAFFVGQVMKLSKGQANPALLNELVTKKLDALGPL, encoded by the coding sequence ATGCCTACTTTGACGCAGATTACGCCTGAGATTCTTGCCAAGTACCAGCCTGTGATTGGGTTGGAGGTTCATGTTCAGCTTTTGACGGCGTCGAAGGCTTTTTGCGGCTGCGTGAATAAGTATGGTGGCGAGCCGAATACGCATATTTGTCCGACTTGTTTAGGGTTGCCGGGCGCACTGCCGGTTTTGAATCGCAGGGCGGTGGAGTTTGCCGTGCTGGCGGCGAAGGCGATCAATTGCGAGATTCGCGAGACGAGTATTTTTTCACGTAAGAACTATTTTTATCCTGATTCGCCGAAGGGGTATCAGATCTCGCAGTTCGATAAACCGATCGCGGAGCATGGATGGATTGAGGTGCCTGCGTTTGACGCTGCGGGCGCAGCGGTGACGAAGCGGATTGGCGTGACTCGGCTTCACATGGAAGAGGATGCGGGGAAGAGTATTCATGATGGGTTCGCAGATTCGGTGTCGAAGACTTATATCGACTTGAATCGTTGCGGGACGCCACTGGTGGAGATTGTGAGTGAGCCTGATCTGCGCACGGCGGATGAGGTGTTCGAGTACCTGACAAAGCTGAAGGAGATTCTGCTCTATACCGGCGTGAGCGATTGCAATATGGAAGAGGGCTCGCTGCGCTGTGATGCGAATGTGAGCGTGATGCTGAAAGGTGCGAAAGAGTTTGGGACGAAGGCTGAGGTGAAGAACGTCAACAGCTTCCGTTACATTCGCGCGGCAGTGGAGTACGAGATCGAACGACAGATTGGCGTGTTGGAGGACGGTGGGCGGGTGGTGCAGGAGTCGCGGCTCTGGAATAACGCTGAGGGGCGAACCTACTCGATGCGGAGTAAGGAGCAGGCGCATGACTACCGGTATTTCCCGGAACCGGATCTGCCGCCGCTAATCGTTGGTGCGGAGTGGCAGGCGGAGATTTTGAAGATGCTGCCTGAACTGCCGGAGGCGCGGCGGGCGCGGATGATTGCCGAGTATGAGATCTCTGCGCAGGATGCGGCTACCCTGACGGCGACGCGGGAGTTTGCGGACCGGTTTGAGGTGGCGGCGAAAAAGGCGCAGAGTCCTCGCCGCGTTGCGGCGCTGCTGACGAGTGAATTGACGATGCGACTGCGTGCAGCGGGATTGGAGTTGGATCGGTCGCCGGTATCGATGGAAGGCGTTGTGATGGCAGCTGATCTGGCGGAGTCGGGTGAGCTGTCAAGCAAGATGCTGAAGCAGTTGCTGGATTCGGCGTTTGAGAAAGGCGAGGATTTTCCCGTTGTGTATGAGCGGGAGAAGCCGCAGCAGATCTCGGATACGAGCGCGATTGAGGCGATGATCGATGAGGTGATCGCCGGGAATGCGAAGCAGGTGGAGCAATATCGCGGCGGGAAGAAGACCGTGGCTGCGTTCTTTGTTGGGCAGGTGATGAAGCTGTCGAAGGGACAGGCGAATCCGGCGTTGCTGAATGAGTTGGTGACGAAGAAGCTGGATGCGCTGGGTCCGCTATGA
- a CDS encoding FAD-dependent oxidoreductase — MNKNVQIAIVGAGPGGLTLARILHLHGIPATVFEREAFSAARSQGGSLDMHADTGQFAIQTAGLTTEFKRIARYEDQEGRIYDKHGKLRFLDVDTSAKDRPEVDRGHLRQMLLDSLPQSVVQWNHELSSATQNDDGTFELVFGNGNRKSFDLVVGADGAWSRIRPLVSPARPIYSGVMFVELGIDDADKRYTELAQLVGRGLMFALGDSKTLMGHRDANAHLGIYTAMRVPEDWVQTSGLDWSSNEAAKASLAAHFADWSKELLQLIHKSSANGEKIAPRPIYALPVGHRWPHQSGVTLIGDAAHLMSPFGGDGANLAMRDATDLALALIEESDWKTAIQRAEVAMWTRAEPAAEAASDAIQDTFSEDGLAHTLQVMEEHSGVQRLSS, encoded by the coding sequence ATGAATAAAAATGTCCAGATCGCCATCGTAGGAGCAGGCCCCGGCGGTCTAACCCTCGCTCGCATTCTGCATCTTCACGGCATCCCTGCAACCGTATTCGAGCGCGAGGCCTTCTCCGCCGCCCGGTCCCAGGGCGGCTCACTCGATATGCATGCCGACACTGGCCAGTTCGCAATCCAAACCGCCGGCCTCACGACCGAGTTCAAACGCATCGCCCGCTATGAAGATCAGGAGGGGCGAATCTACGACAAGCACGGCAAGCTGCGGTTTCTCGATGTCGACACTTCAGCCAAGGATCGACCCGAGGTAGACCGCGGACACCTTCGCCAGATGCTGCTCGATTCGCTTCCACAAAGTGTCGTCCAATGGAACCACGAGCTCAGCTCCGCGACACAAAACGACGACGGAACGTTCGAACTCGTATTCGGGAACGGAAACCGCAAATCCTTCGACCTCGTCGTCGGCGCCGATGGCGCATGGTCTCGCATACGTCCTTTGGTATCGCCGGCCCGGCCCATCTACAGCGGTGTCATGTTCGTTGAGCTGGGCATTGACGATGCCGACAAGCGTTATACAGAGTTAGCCCAACTCGTCGGACGCGGCTTGATGTTTGCCCTTGGCGACTCTAAAACGCTGATGGGTCATCGAGACGCCAACGCGCACCTCGGCATCTACACCGCGATGCGCGTCCCCGAAGACTGGGTGCAGACAAGCGGGCTCGATTGGTCGTCAAACGAAGCTGCGAAAGCCAGCCTCGCCGCCCACTTCGCCGATTGGTCCAAGGAGTTGCTGCAACTCATCCACAAATCGAGCGCCAACGGCGAGAAAATCGCACCGCGACCCATCTACGCCCTGCCCGTCGGCCACCGGTGGCCACATCAAAGCGGCGTAACCCTCATCGGCGACGCCGCTCACCTGATGTCTCCCTTCGGTGGCGACGGAGCAAATCTAGCCATGCGCGACGCAACAGATCTGGCCCTCGCGCTCATAGAAGAGAGCGACTGGAAGACAGCTATTCAAAGAGCCGAGGTCGCGATGTGGACCCGCGCAGAACCCGCAGCAGAGGCTGCGTCGGATGCAATCCAGGACACCTTCTCGGAAGATGGTTTGGCCCACACTCTTCAAGTCATGGAAGAACACAGCGGAGTACAACGCCTCAGCTCATAG
- the miaA gene encoding tRNA (adenosine(37)-N6)-dimethylallyltransferase MiaA codes for MVKAPEHPLIVLVGPTASGKTSLAIHLAQHSNGEIVSCDSVAVYREMEIGTAKPSHEERVLVPHHMIDIAWPDEPCTAGDYSRQAREALAGITERGNLPIIAGGTGLYLRALVDGLFPAPPPKPGQRDRLRNIASTRGPAYLHRILARLDKAAAAAIHANDVPKVVRAIEVSIATSQSLHQNKRTPMTVQWQQGRDALTGYSILRLGLNPPRPLLYERINQRAAAMFDRGLIEETERLIARYGEACRPLTSLGYAEAAAVLRNNLTRDQAIAQAQQGHRNYAKRQLTWFRRDPEIHWLAGCGGDMDVTNQSHRLVSAHLHKQEKAHPQG; via the coding sequence ATGGTGAAGGCCCCCGAGCACCCACTCATCGTTCTGGTCGGCCCGACCGCCAGCGGCAAAACCTCCCTCGCCATTCATCTAGCCCAGCACTCCAACGGCGAGATCGTCAGCTGCGACTCGGTCGCCGTCTATCGCGAGATGGAAATCGGCACCGCCAAACCCTCACACGAAGAGCGCGTCCTCGTCCCTCATCACATGATCGACATCGCATGGCCAGACGAGCCCTGCACCGCCGGCGACTACAGCCGCCAGGCCCGCGAAGCCCTCGCCGGCATCACCGAACGCGGCAACCTACCCATCATCGCCGGAGGTACTGGCCTCTACCTCCGCGCCTTAGTCGACGGCCTCTTCCCCGCCCCGCCACCAAAGCCCGGACAACGCGACCGCCTTCGCAACATCGCCTCCACCCGCGGTCCCGCCTACCTCCACCGCATCCTCGCACGCCTCGATAAAGCCGCTGCCGCCGCCATCCACGCCAACGACGTTCCCAAGGTTGTCCGCGCAATTGAGGTCTCCATAGCAACGAGCCAGAGCCTCCACCAAAACAAGCGCACGCCCATGACGGTCCAATGGCAGCAGGGTCGCGACGCGCTCACGGGCTATAGCATCCTGCGCCTCGGGCTCAACCCACCGCGCCCTCTCCTCTACGAACGCATCAATCAACGTGCCGCCGCCATGTTTGACCGCGGCCTCATCGAAGAAACCGAGCGCCTCATCGCCCGCTATGGCGAAGCCTGCCGACCCCTCACCTCGCTCGGCTATGCTGAAGCCGCCGCCGTCCTGCGCAACAACCTCACCCGCGACCAGGCCATCGCCCAGGCCCAACAGGGCCATCGCAACTACGCCAAGCGCCAACTCACCTGGTTTCGCCGCGATCCCGAAATCCACTGGCTAGCCGGCTGCGGCGGCGATATGGACGTCACAAACCAGTCCCACCGGCTGGTCTCCGCACATCTTCACAAACAAGAAAAAGCCCACCCGCAAGGATGA
- a CDS encoding cell envelope integrity protein TolA, producing the protein MPSLETPPKSAPPDQPLKVRTGRYGELEEHELIHLLDSLDDERSKARFRESIYISVIIYLAILWFLFYGPRVLFHQPRLISPAQVLKDREQQLTRLDDPTNLPRTRAPKSPPPRPVVDQKMLKQLQAMRKAAPPTPAAPPPPTPTPPLTQPAPPQQATPLPPAPQPQPTQQPAQQALVEAPKPVPTRPNFGNPNQTAGDAIRQAAQGAARDHGSAGDSGGQTSGRGGMGTGAEILSDTQGVDFGPYIRRILQDIKRNWYPLIPEEARPPLNKQGETLVRFTILPDGRIAAMNLDGSSQDQSIDRACWGAITGEGQFPPLPASFHGPNLELRIDFLTNKPLP; encoded by the coding sequence ATGCCCTCACTCGAGACTCCGCCCAAATCCGCACCTCCCGATCAGCCCCTCAAGGTGCGCACCGGCCGCTACGGCGAACTCGAAGAGCACGAGCTCATTCACCTGCTCGACTCACTCGACGACGAGCGCTCCAAAGCGCGCTTCCGCGAGTCCATCTACATCTCGGTCATCATCTACCTGGCCATCTTGTGGTTCCTCTTCTACGGCCCTCGCGTCCTCTTCCATCAGCCGCGCCTCATCAGTCCCGCGCAGGTACTCAAAGATCGCGAGCAGCAGCTAACCCGCCTCGATGATCCAACGAATCTTCCTAGAACCAGAGCTCCCAAGTCTCCCCCGCCGCGCCCAGTCGTCGACCAGAAGATGCTGAAGCAGCTCCAGGCTATGCGCAAAGCTGCTCCACCAACTCCGGCCGCCCCCCCTCCGCCAACTCCCACGCCCCCCTTGACGCAACCGGCGCCTCCACAACAGGCGACTCCGCTCCCTCCTGCCCCGCAACCCCAGCCGACCCAGCAGCCAGCCCAGCAGGCACTCGTCGAGGCACCGAAACCAGTCCCTACCCGCCCAAACTTCGGCAATCCTAACCAGACCGCCGGCGACGCCATCCGTCAGGCCGCCCAGGGCGCAGCCCGTGACCACGGAAGCGCTGGTGACTCCGGTGGACAAACGAGCGGACGAGGCGGCATGGGAACCGGCGCCGAGATCCTCTCCGACACCCAGGGCGTCGACTTCGGCCCGTATATTCGCCGCATCCTTCAAGACATCAAACGCAACTGGTACCCCCTCATCCCTGAAGAAGCCCGTCCACCCCTCAACAAGCAGGGCGAAACCCTCGTCCGCTTCACCATCCTCCCCGACGGCCGCATCGCCGCCATGAACCTCGACGGCAGCAGCCAGGACCAATCGATCGACAGAGCTTGTTGGGGCGCCATCACCGGCGAAGGCCAGTTTCCCCCGCTCCCGGCAAGCTTCCACGGCCCGAACCTCGAGCTCCGTATAGACTTCCTCACCAACAAGCCCCTACCATAA
- a CDS encoding YqaA family protein, translating into MKISPVALLHKLNVVMLAALKPLGVWGIGALAVIDSAAIPVPIDALLIDYVVHDKPRFLLYCFMAALGSAVGSLLPYYLGRAGGELFLLKRINRQRYEQMRDRFAKQEFLAIMIPAMMPPPTPVKLFEFAAGVFEMKVFWFFSAIFIGKFIRFLIWALITITYGPAILHTITHMIHQHLSYVLGFSGILIVLLLVYVLRKVFDRRRGTSLPVEEN; encoded by the coding sequence GTGAAGATCTCTCCCGTTGCACTGCTACATAAATTGAATGTCGTAATGCTTGCGGCACTGAAGCCGCTTGGCGTGTGGGGTATCGGCGCGCTGGCGGTGATCGATTCGGCGGCGATTCCGGTGCCGATCGATGCACTGCTGATCGACTACGTGGTGCATGATAAGCCGCGTTTTCTGCTTTATTGTTTTATGGCTGCGCTGGGTTCGGCGGTCGGTAGTTTGTTGCCGTATTATCTCGGGCGCGCGGGCGGAGAGCTGTTTCTGCTGAAGCGGATCAACCGGCAACGGTATGAGCAGATGCGTGACCGGTTTGCGAAGCAGGAGTTTCTCGCAATTATGATTCCGGCGATGATGCCACCGCCGACTCCGGTGAAACTGTTTGAGTTTGCCGCGGGCGTCTTCGAGATGAAGGTGTTCTGGTTTTTTTCCGCGATCTTCATCGGTAAGTTCATACGGTTTTTGATCTGGGCCTTGATCACGATTACGTATGGGCCAGCGATTCTGCATACGATTACGCATATGATCCACCAGCACCTTAGCTATGTGCTTGGGTTCAGCGGAATCCTGATTGTGCTGTTGCTGGTGTACGTGTTGCGGAAGGTGTTCGATCGGCGAAGGGGAACCAGTCTTCCAGTCGAGGAGAACTAG
- a CDS encoding MarR family winged helix-turn-helix transcriptional regulator — translation MDANLFRTPGHLINRLSKLSLRWADERLQRIGLAAAQMPVLYALKDGVTSTQTELARMAHIEQPTMAQLLGRMERDGLIRRTANPEDKRSSLVSLTSLAVKKLPAAREVLREGNKLALEGFSEREVETLTRLLLRVLKNVEPMAEQSEVDRLR, via the coding sequence GTGGACGCAAATCTTTTTCGAACGCCCGGACATCTGATCAATCGTCTTTCGAAGCTGTCGTTGCGATGGGCGGACGAACGGCTTCAACGGATTGGGCTTGCGGCGGCGCAGATGCCGGTGTTATATGCGCTCAAAGACGGGGTGACTTCGACACAGACGGAGTTGGCGAGGATGGCTCACATTGAGCAGCCAACGATGGCGCAACTGCTGGGCCGGATGGAACGGGATGGGCTGATTCGGCGGACGGCGAACCCTGAAGATAAACGCAGTAGCCTTGTATCGCTGACATCACTTGCCGTGAAGAAGCTTCCTGCCGCGCGGGAGGTTTTGCGCGAGGGGAATAAGCTGGCGCTCGAAGGATTTAGCGAGCGAGAGGTGGAGACTTTGACTCGGCTTCTGCTGCGGGTTTTGAAAAACGTTGAACCGATGGCGGAGCAGAGTGAGGTTGATCGCCTGAGGTGA
- a CDS encoding glycine C-acetyltransferase, whose translation MTTAAAKRPQLAHLTAQLDDLRERGTFFKLRVLDDQQAPVCTYDGKRVINLASNNYLGLCNHPKLEEAAIAATKKYGVGSGAVRTIAGTMHIHMELEEKIAAFKGVEACVVFQSGFAANAGTVSSILGKEDFILSDELNHASIIDGARLSKAKIKVFRHKDIAHAEQLLQEVQNEPGRKLLITDGVFSMDGDIGPVDKLADLCEKYGAIMMVDDAHASGVLGRNGRGSVDHFHATDKVDVQVGTLSKAIGALGGYVCGSRDLIDYLYHRARPFLFSTSHPPSVAATCIAAFDILENEPDRIQRLWDNTAYFKQQLTDAGFDVGGNTTPKSETPITPIIIGDGRRTMDFSRALFDAGVMATGIAFPTVPEGKARIRTIMTSEHTREQIDQALETFRSVARKTGLLQS comes from the coding sequence ATGACCACCGCAGCCGCCAAACGCCCCCAGCTTGCCCATCTCACCGCTCAACTCGACGACCTCCGCGAGCGCGGTACCTTCTTCAAGCTGCGCGTGCTCGACGACCAGCAGGCCCCCGTCTGCACCTACGACGGCAAACGCGTCATCAACCTCGCCTCCAACAACTACCTCGGTCTCTGCAACCATCCCAAGCTCGAAGAAGCCGCCATCGCCGCCACAAAGAAATACGGCGTAGGCTCCGGCGCCGTCCGCACCATCGCCGGCACCATGCACATCCACATGGAGCTCGAAGAAAAGATCGCCGCCTTCAAAGGAGTCGAAGCCTGCGTCGTCTTCCAGTCAGGATTTGCCGCCAACGCCGGCACTGTCTCAAGCATCCTCGGCAAAGAAGACTTCATCCTCTCCGACGAGCTCAATCACGCCAGCATCATCGACGGAGCCCGCCTCTCCAAAGCAAAAATCAAAGTCTTCCGCCACAAAGACATCGCCCACGCCGAGCAGCTCCTCCAGGAAGTCCAGAACGAGCCCGGCCGCAAGCTCCTCATCACCGACGGCGTCTTCTCCATGGACGGCGACATCGGCCCTGTCGACAAGCTCGCAGACCTCTGCGAAAAGTACGGCGCCATCATGATGGTCGACGACGCCCACGCTTCAGGCGTTCTCGGTCGCAACGGACGCGGCTCCGTCGATCACTTTCACGCCACCGACAAAGTCGACGTACAGGTCGGCACCCTCTCCAAAGCTATCGGAGCCCTCGGCGGCTACGTCTGCGGCAGCCGCGACCTCATCGACTACCTCTACCACCGCGCGCGCCCCTTCTTGTTCTCCACCTCGCATCCACCCTCAGTCGCCGCCACCTGCATCGCAGCCTTCGACATCCTCGAAAACGAGCCCGATCGCATCCAGCGCCTCTGGGACAACACCGCCTACTTCAAGCAACAACTCACCGACGCGGGCTTCGACGTAGGTGGCAACACCACCCCCAAGAGCGAAACCCCCATCACCCCCATCATCATCGGCGACGGCCGCCGCACCATGGACTTCTCCCGCGCCCTCTTCGACGCCGGCGTCATGGCCACGGGCATCGCCTTCCCCACCGTCCCCGAAGGCAAAGCCCGCATTCGCACCATCATGACCAGCGAACACACCCGCGAACAGATCGATCAGGCGCTCGAAACATTTCGCTCTGTCGCTAGGAAAACAGGGCTCTTACAGTCATAA
- a CDS encoding nucleoside deaminase, producing the protein MTEVARYQAMLEVALQEARTGRSEGGVPIGAALFDGDGTLLASGRNRRVQQDDPSVHGETDAFRRAGRQRSYKDKIMVTTLAPCWYCSGLIRQFGISTLVVGESRNFAGGVEWLKELGVKVIDLDSQECSDLLTSFIAEKPEIWNEDIGEE; encoded by the coding sequence ATGACTGAGGTTGCAAGGTATCAGGCGATGCTTGAGGTCGCGTTGCAGGAGGCTCGCACCGGCCGGAGTGAGGGTGGGGTTCCGATCGGTGCGGCGTTGTTTGATGGGGATGGGACGCTGCTGGCTTCGGGAAGAAATCGAAGGGTGCAGCAGGACGATCCGTCGGTACATGGAGAGACGGATGCGTTTCGTCGGGCGGGAAGGCAGCGGTCTTACAAGGACAAGATCATGGTGACGACGCTGGCGCCGTGCTGGTACTGCAGCGGATTGATTCGGCAGTTTGGGATTAGTACTTTGGTGGTGGGGGAGAGCAGAAACTTTGCCGGCGGGGTGGAATGGCTGAAAGAGCTTGGAGTGAAAGTGATCGATCTGGATTCGCAGGAGTGTTCGGATCTACTCACGAGTTTTATCGCGGAGAAGCCGGAGATCTGGAATGAAGATATCGGCGAGGAGTAG
- a CDS encoding DUF6496 domain-containing protein — MATKKIVAKKASSNRAATKKASAKKAPAKKAAKKTAANKSSTRKYSPSASKNVETEMRKMKKGTLKSGRSGKKVTSRKQAIAIGLSEARRAGKKVPPPPKKG, encoded by the coding sequence ATGGCAACGAAAAAGATTGTGGCTAAGAAGGCATCGAGTAATAGGGCAGCGACGAAAAAGGCATCGGCTAAGAAAGCTCCGGCGAAAAAGGCAGCGAAGAAGACGGCAGCGAACAAGAGTTCGACACGGAAGTACAGTCCTTCGGCGAGCAAGAACGTTGAGACTGAGATGCGAAAGATGAAGAAGGGTACCTTGAAGAGTGGTCGCAGTGGTAAAAAGGTGACCAGTCGGAAGCAGGCGATTGCAATTGGTTTGTCTGAAGCGCGGAGGGCTGGCAAGAAGGTTCCGCCGCCCCCGAAGAAAGGATAG
- a CDS encoding metal-dependent hydrolase, with product MEPITHFMTGAVLARSGFNRKAAYATLAMTLAAEAPDLDTLWSIRGPIASFQHHRGWTHTFLGLPFEAAMIVGLVWLFHRWRLRGKDPETSQQPIHPRKQTAPIRWVLLYCFCLIALLSHILLDWTNTYGVRPFFPFDPHWYAGSIVFIFEPIIFLLLLTALIAPSLFGLINSEVGVRKPAFRGRGWAIFALLAIVALWTLRFVEHAKALQLAQTTDYNAAPVSRVFASPFPTNPFHWETIAETPQFYQLASVDTRNNLVTTSTQADVIYKPPTTLATLVAKRSWLGEAYLDWSQYPIVTDTGTNEEGLTTVTFRDLRFFYDTPFLTGREKPPLSGAVFLNDDRRIVRMEMDNHVQH from the coding sequence ATGGAACCCATCACTCACTTCATGACCGGCGCCGTACTCGCCCGCTCAGGCTTCAACCGCAAAGCCGCCTACGCCACACTCGCGATGACCCTCGCCGCCGAAGCTCCCGACCTCGACACTCTATGGTCAATCCGCGGCCCCATCGCGTCCTTCCAGCATCATCGCGGCTGGACCCATACCTTCCTCGGCCTGCCGTTTGAAGCAGCAATGATCGTAGGTCTCGTGTGGCTCTTCCATCGTTGGCGTTTACGTGGCAAAGATCCCGAAACCAGTCAGCAACCCATCCATCCACGCAAGCAGACTGCTCCCATTCGTTGGGTTCTACTCTATTGCTTCTGCCTCATCGCTCTGCTCAGCCACATTCTGCTCGACTGGACCAACACCTACGGCGTCCGTCCCTTCTTCCCCTTCGACCCCCATTGGTATGCCGGCTCCATCGTATTCATCTTCGAACCCATCATCTTTCTCCTCCTGCTCACCGCCCTCATTGCCCCGTCCCTCTTCGGCCTTATCAATAGTGAAGTCGGTGTCCGCAAACCGGCATTTCGGGGACGTGGCTGGGCCATCTTCGCTCTCCTAGCCATCGTCGCCCTCTGGACACTTCGCTTCGTCGAACACGCCAAGGCCCTCCAACTCGCCCAAACCACCGACTACAACGCCGCCCCAGTCTCCCGCGTCTTCGCCAGCCCATTCCCCACTAATCCATTTCACTGGGAGACCATCGCGGAAACCCCGCAGTTTTACCAGCTCGCCTCGGTCGACACCCGCAACAACCTCGTCACCACCAGCACCCAGGCCGACGTCATCTACAAGCCCCCCACCACCCTCGCCACTCTGGTCGCCAAACGCAGCTGGCTCGGCGAAGCATACCTCGACTGGTCACAATATCCGATTGTCACCGACACCGGCACCAACGAAGAAGGCCTCACCACCGTCACCTTCCGCGACCTGCGCTTCTTCTACGACACGCCCTTCCTAACCGGCCGCGAAAAACCGCCACTCTCAGGCGCAGTCTTTCTCAACGACGATCGTCGCATCGTTCGTATGGAAATGGACAACCACGTCCAGCACTAG
- a CDS encoding MogA/MoaB family molybdenum cofactor biosynthesis protein produces MTLRFAPDVRAVVLTISDRCSRGEQIDLSGPAVCELLEDAGIGQVLSEILPDEIDQIAEALRRNAKVVDLVVTTGGTGLAKRDVTPEATRMVCERLVEGLSERMRADGLLETPLAALSRAVCGTLGDALIVNLPGSPSGARSSLASILPVLPHALDLLAGRTAHRGFTESDQHGRAEDR; encoded by the coding sequence GTGACTCTAAGATTTGCGCCGGATGTTCGTGCCGTTGTGCTGACGATCAGCGACCGCTGTTCTCGCGGGGAACAGATAGATCTCTCGGGGCCTGCCGTTTGTGAGCTGCTGGAAGATGCAGGAATCGGTCAGGTGTTGAGCGAGATACTGCCGGACGAGATCGACCAGATCGCGGAGGCGTTGAGACGTAACGCTAAAGTTGTAGACCTGGTTGTGACGACCGGAGGTACCGGGCTGGCGAAGCGGGATGTGACGCCGGAGGCTACACGGATGGTGTGTGAGCGGTTGGTTGAGGGGTTGTCGGAGCGGATGAGGGCCGATGGGCTACTGGAGACGCCGCTTGCCGCCCTGAGCCGCGCCGTATGTGGGACGCTGGGAGATGCTTTGATTGTGAATCTGCCGGGAAGTCCGTCGGGGGCGAGGAGTTCGCTGGCGTCGATTCTGCCGGTGCTGCCGCATGCGCTGGATCTGCTGGCAGGGCGCACGGCTCATCGGGGGTTCACGGAGAGCGATCAACATGGAAGGGCTGAAGACAGATAG